One window from the genome of Saccharomyces mikatae IFO 1815 strain IFO1815 genome assembly, chromosome: 6 encodes:
- the FHN1 gene encoding Fhn1p (similar to Saccharomyces cerevisiae FHN1 (YGR131W) and NCE102 (YPR149W); ancestral locus Anc_3.493), translating into MLSAADNLIRIINAVFLIISIGLISGLISTQAKHSSRVNFCMFTAAYGLVTDSLYGFLANFWSSLTYPAILLALDILNFIFTFVAATALAVGIRCHSCKNKTYLEQNKITQASSSRCHQSQAAVAFFYFSCFLFLIKVTVTAAGTIQNGGFGFNSGFGRRRARRQLGVPTISQV; encoded by the coding sequence ATGCTATCTGCAGCAGATAATCTAATACGCATCATAAATGCAGTTTTTCTTATCATATCGATAGGTTTAATCAGCGGACTGATAAGTACGCAAGCAAAGCATAGTTCTCGAGTGAACTTCTGTATGTTTACTGCGGCTTATGGTCTAGTCACAGATTCATTATACGGATTTTTGGCCAATTTTTGGTCGTCGTTAACATATCCAGCAATTTTGCTTGCCCTggatattttgaattttataTTTACATTTGTAGCAGCTACTGCACTGGCCGTCGGTATTAGGTGCCATTCCtgtaaaaataaaacttaTCTGGAACAAAATAAGATCACTCAAGCTTCTAGTTCCAGATGTCATCAGTCTCAAGCTGCGGTAgcatttttctacttctcCTGTTTTCTATTTCTGATAAAAGTAACAGTGACTGCAGCTGGTACGATTCAAAATGGCGGATTTGGTTTCAATTCTGGGTTCGGTAGAAGGAGAGCAAGAAGACAACTGGGGGTGCCTACAATTTCTCAGGTTTAG
- the PHB1 gene encoding prohibitin subunit PHB1 (similar to Saccharomyces cerevisiae PHB1 (YGR132C); ancestral locus Anc_3.494), producing MSNPSRLIDIITKVALPIGIVASGIQYSMYDVKGGSRGVIFDRINGVKQQVVGEGTHFLVPWLQKAIIYDVRTKPKSIATNTGTRDLQMVSLTLRVLHRPEVLQLPAIYQNLGLDYDERVLPSIGNEVLKSIVAQFDAAELITQREIISQKIRKELSTRANEFGIKLEDVSITHMTFGPEFTKAVEQKQIAQQDAERAKFLVEKAEQERQASVIRAEGEAESAEFISKALAKVGDGLLLIRRLEASKDIAQTLANSSNVVYLPSQHSGNGNSESSGSPNSLLLNIGR from the coding sequence ATGTCCAATCCAAGTAGACTTATTGATATCATCACCAAGGTGGCGTTACCTATTGGTATAGTTGCTAGCGGGATTCAGTATTCTATGTACGACGTAAAGGGTGGTTCTCGTGgtgttatttttgatagGATCAATGGTGTGAAGCAACAGGTTGTGGGCGAAGGCACTCATTTTTTGGTGCCTTGGCTACAGAAGGCGATTATATACGATGTGAGAACAAAACCAAAGAGTATTGCCACCAACACTGGTACCAGAGATTTGCAGATGGTATCATTGACTCTGAGAGTTCTTCACAGGCCAGAAGTCTTACAGCTACCGGcaatatatcaaaatttgggTCTTGATTATGATGAAAGAGTATTACCATCTATTGGTAATGAGGTTCTAAAGTCTATAGTTGCACAATTTGACGCAGCTGAATTAATTACCCAGAGAGAGATTATATCTCAGAAGATCAGAAAAGAGCTTTCTACAAGAGCCAACGAATTCGGTATTAAGTTGGAAGATGTCTCAATTACTCACATGACGTTCGGTCCTGAATTCACTAAAGCTGTCGAACAGAAGCAAATAGCGCAGCAAGATGCCGAAAGAGCAAAGTTTCTTGTCGAAAAAGCAGAGCAAGAAAGACAAGCTTCAGTTATCAGAGCTGAAGGTGAAGCAGAAAGTGCTGAGTTCATCTCAAAAGCCCTGGCTAAAGTTGGTGACGGTCTATTACTGATTAGAAGATTAGAAGCTTCTAAGGACATTGCCCAAACTTTGGCGAATTCATCCAATGTTGTTTATCTACCAAGCCAACACTCTGGCAATGGCAACAGTGAATCCTCAGGGTCACCAAATTCCTTGCTTTTAAACATTGGCCGTTAA
- the PEX4 gene encoding E2 ubiquitin-protein ligase peroxin 4 (similar to Saccharomyces cerevisiae PEX4 (YGR133W); ancestral locus Anc_3.495), translating to MSRITKEYRVILKTLASDDPIVNPYRGIIRSLNPIDETDLSRWEAKIYGPSHTPYENYQFHILIDVPSSYPMTPPRINFEQNDILHCNVKSATGEICLDILKPEDWTPVWDLLHCVHAVWRLLREPVCDSPLDVDMGNIIRCADESAYQGIVKYFLAERERSRYH from the coding sequence ATGTCAAGGATCACGAAAGAATACAGAGTTATACTGAAAACGCTGGCCAGTGATGATCCCATTGTCAACCCCTACCGGGGGATAATCAGATCGCTCAATCCTATTGACGAAACCGATCTGAGCAGGTGGGAGGCCAAAATTTATGGACCGTCGCATACCCCTTATGAAAATTATCAGTTTCATATACTAATAGATGTCCCTAGTTCCTATCCAATGACTCCGCCGAGGATAAATTTTGAGCAAAATGACATACTACATTGCAACGTTAAATCTGCCACGGGAGAAATATGTCTGGACATCCTCAAACCAGAGGATTGGACGCCAGTATGGGATTTGTTACACTGTGTCCATGCTGTTTGGAGGCTTTTAAGAGAGCCGGTTTGCGATTCACCGCTTGACGTGGATATGGGTAATATCATCCGTTGTGCTGACGAAAGTGCCTACCAGGGGATAGTGAAGTACTTCTTAGCCGAAAGAGAACGGAGCAGGTATCATTGA
- the CAF130 gene encoding CCR4-NOT core subunit CAF130 (similar to Saccharomyces cerevisiae CAF130 (YGR134W); ancestral locus Anc_3.497): MTKKKTTVNHVQKPVLAGGDPSGGSVCCERFVPLQELLKDKNYVPSVENLEKVLCDETMLNDQKVRFSLLFEALAITLFTTNSGKSILQSIQTFTSKKRKLWAQSFENNNSNYASIVFSWKDNDILLLKFVRFLLANKTMPLKIDRYNLPEHKLPLSFLIVSKINIPSILLNEGYNLLKDYLYSITGRIEELLMCSPKFNQPALVVKRTLKDYDRMIECENCYCWYYFNAENSAHLKFDDNIACLMGSENNTENGLGDSRVNNNNYHKQPKDVVMSRTINDQEQIYSFELNHDGTLEIPNVMKHSLLRHELLFKILNLTPVSTPLLELQFSTLCGLVDPLMQPTPNDKHIISIDFLFKLFLGLMYPAIKSSQGHNDHYDWKFYTCFNMQKIIDATMSRLNCFDFNILNSVNNTDSSVHWRTQLHRWLPHGLNTQDLELLYMIDILAVYTIYKLYEKLPIQLNPFLFSLISLWKNLSCVILLALEIDRIEEENGTYETPLMVRATIRGAAALRSVIATILNGLVKTNEHDFKHESLNTFMSPYGRKLSHGALYADLRSHSASLLAFGTSIEDVTDLFADLQSGDRFDEDIRYMFDYECADYDESFSESDDEGLEEGIVNAREKIKSSNDNNVFCQRRCNCIFNDDKLVAEDGLNEVFESTCNRNGERRVRNNIDVVSNTAITTSNHVSTSINPFSVRARSTFEFDYSGEDWRDVPRDFNMYYSPSYPFIHDPKLDVIFNLTLRGATEKLNREESILLVRSVASCVKNEQDQMVLADLKTNLTGISKHAEGENSTSISKTDNEELRRTTPDDIYEIWSEESAFERMLNVNHDVAWRLMDEMLMCTGYRRILIWFFTHLELKHSLIYYVFELIMGLRGKAFSGKASDQDKKDDMIYEILKKKQKNDDASSLPFSRQGPIILSDIETKMLLQEFFMNAAIFLSSNNSEEENEDGEKISLYSLGLVRLICYMVQTLITNDKFFFTKSECTFELQTLLMTWIGILPEAKDLFFEIKTRLAMEEDNDTGTMQHEGRRSLDIEKKLNTKPASKLNLKLLSLFPSNSADNGENSAINTLRNFITDYSFDTQVNPPGRKVVFYDGKILPLTKADKPIPLHEYITLAELDVGDSE, from the coding sequence atgacaaagaagaagaccaCTGTTAATCATGTGCAAAAGCCAGTTTTAGCCGGTGGAGATCCTTCAGGTGGTTCTGTTTGTTGTGAACGTTTTGTTCCATTACAGGAGTTACTGAAGGACAAAAACTATGTTCCATCTGTGGAGAATTTAGAGAAAGTCTTATGCGATGAGACTATGCTAAATGATCAAAAAGTACGTTTTAGTTTATTATTTGAGGCTCTCGCAATTACTTTATTCACGACAAATTCAGGGAAGTCAATTTTACAGTCAATACAAACTTTcacttcaaagaaaagaaaactttgGGCCCAGTCctttgaaaataacaatTCGAATTATGCTTCGATCGTATTTAGCTGGAAAGATAATGATATATTACTCTTGAAATTTGTAAGGTTTCTATTGGCAAATAAAACGATGCCTCTCAAAATTGATCGGTACAACCTTCCAGAACACAAACTCCCGTTAAGCTTTTTGATTGTTTCAAAGATCAATATTCCCTCCATATTGCTTAATGAAGGCTATAACCTATTAAAAGATTATCTGTACTCGATAACAGGGCGTATAGAAGAATTGTTAATGTGCAGTCCTAAATTCAATCAACCTGCACTTGTCGTCAAGAGGACTCTGAAGGATTATGATAGGATGATAGAATGTGAAAATTGTTACTGTTGGTATTATTTTAATGCCGAGAATAGTGCTCATCttaaatttgatgataacatCGCTTGTTTGATGGGTAGTGAGAACAATACTGAAAATGGTCTTGGCGATAGTCGTgttaataacaataattaTCATAAACAACCGAAGGATGTAGTAATGAGTCGAACAATCAACGATCAGGAGCAAATATACTCGTTCGAACTGAATCATGATGGAACACTTGAAATACCCAACGTTATGAAACATTCTTTACTAAGGCATGAGCTTCTTTTTAAAATCTTGAATTTGACTCCGGTATCAACACCACTATTAGAACTGCAGTTTTCCACATTATGTGGCTTAGTAGATCCATTAATGCAACCTACACCTAATGACAAACATATTATATCAATAGACTTCCTTTTCAAGCTTTTTTTGGGTTTAATGTATCCAGCAATCAAATCTTCACAAGGACACAACGATCACTACGATTGGAAATTTTATACGTGTTTTAACATGcaaaaaattattgatgCTACTATGTCGAGGTTAAACTGCTTCGATTTCAATATATTAAATTCAGTGAATAATACAGATAGCTCTGTTCATTGGAGAACGCAACTACATAGATGGCTACCGCATGGCCTGAACACACAAGATTTAGAATTACTTTACATGATTGATATACTGGCAGTATACACTATCTACAAGTTGTATGAAAAATTACCCATACAACTAAACCCCTTCCTATTTTCATTGATATCCCTATGGAAAAATCTCTCTTGTGTTATACTTCTGGCCCTCGAAATTGatagaattgaagaagaaaatggaacATACGAAACGCCACTCATGGTTCGCGCCACAATTCGTGGAGCTGCAGCCTTAAGATCTGTGATAGCTACTATTCTTAATGGACTAGTGAAAACTAATGAGCATGATTTCAAGCACGAATCATTAAATACATTCATGTCACCTTATGGAAGGAAGTTGTCCCATGGTGCTTTGTATGCTGATTTGAGGTCGCACAGTGCATCTTTGCTTGCATTCGGAACAAGTATCGAAGACGTTACAGATTTGTTTGCCGATTTACAATCAGGCGATAGATTTGACGAGGATATTAGATACATGTTTGATTATGAATGTGCGGATTATGACGAATCCTTTTCCGAAAGCGATGATGAAGGATTGGAGGAAGGTATTGTTAAtgcaagagaaaaaataaaatccagtaatgataataatgttttttgTCAGAGAAGGTGCAATTGTATCTTTAATGACGATAAATTGGTAGCAGAAGATGGGCTAAATGAGGTCTTTGAGTCGACATGTAATAGAAATGGGGAAAGAAGAGTGAGGAATAATATTGATGTGGTATCTAATACCGCTATCACGACTTCCAATCATGTAAGCACATCAATTAATCCATTTTCTGTTAGAGCAAGAAGcacttttgaatttgattaCAGTGGGGAAGATTGGAGAGATGTTCCCAGAGATTTTAATATGTACTATTCACCATCTTATCCATTCATTCACGATCCCAAGTTAGATGTGATATTTAACTTAACTTTACGTGGTGCAACCGAAAAGTTGAATAGAGAAGAGTCTATATTGCTAGTACGTTCAGTTGCATCGTGCGTAAAAAACGAACAGGATCAAATGGTGCTAGCAGACTTGAAAACTAATCTTACAGGAATAAGCAAACATGCTGAAGGTGAAAATAGCACTAGTATTTCAAAGACAGATAATGAGGAGCTCAGAAGAACAACGCCGGATGATATCTACGAAATATGGTCTGAAGAGTCTGCTTTCGAAAGGATGCTGAATGTCAACCACGATGTTGCTTGGCGATTGATGGATGAGATGTTAATGTGTACCGGTTATAGGAGGATATTAATATGGTTCTTTACTCATCTAGAATTAAAACATTCGTTGATATATTACGTTTTTGAATTAATAATGGGTTTACGTGGTAAGGCCTTTTCTGGAAAGGCCAGTGACCAAGATAAAAAGGATGATATGATATATGAAAtcctgaagaaaaagcagaAGAACGATGATGCTTCAAGCCTTCCATTTTCAAGACAAGGCCCCATTATATTATCTGATATTGAAACCAAGATGTTGCTGCAAGAGTTCTTTATGAATGctgcaatttttttgtcgTCAAATAATAGCGAAGAGGAGAATGAAGATGGTGAAAAAATCTCTTTATATTCCCTCGGTTTAGTTAGGCTGATATGTTACATGGTACAAACACTCATCACAAACgacaagtttttttttaccaaaTCAGAGTGTACCTTCGAGCTTCAAACTTTACTAATGACGTGGATCGGTATCCTTCCTGAAGCCAAAGATTTGTTTTTCGAGATTAAAACAAGATTAGCTATGGAAGAAGACAATGATACTGGTACTATGCAACACGAGGGCAGGAGAAGTCTTGatatagaaaagaaactaaacACAAAACCAGCTTCTAAACTGAATCTGAAATTGCTGAGCCTATTTCCGTCTAATTCTGCAGACAATGGTGAGAATTCTGCCATTAACACACTGCGTAATTTCATTACTGATTACTCCTTCGACACACAAGTAAATCCTCCAGGAAGAAAAGTGGTATTCTACGATGGCAAGATTTTACCCTTAACAAAGGCCGATAAGCCTATACCCCTTCATGAATATATAACACTAGCAGAACTCGATGTGGGGGATAGTGAGTGA
- the PRE9 gene encoding proteasome core particle subunit alpha 3 (similar to Saccharomyces cerevisiae PRE9 (YGR135W); ancestral locus Anc_3.499): protein MGSRRYDSRTTIFSPEGRLYQVEYALESISHAGTAIGIMASDGIVLAAERKVTSTLLEQDTSTEKLYKLNDKISVAVAGLTADAEILINTARIHAQNYLKTYNEDIPVEILVRRLSDIKQGYTQHGGLRPFGVSFIYAGYDDRYGYQLYTSNPSGNYTGWKAISVGANTSAAQTLLQMDYKDDMKVDDAIDLALKTLSKTTDSSALTYDRLEFATIRKGVNDGEVYQKIFKPQEIKDLLVKTGITKKDEDEEADEEMK from the coding sequence ATGGGTTCCAGAAGATATGATTCAAGGACAACAATTTTCTCCCCTGAGGGACGTCTATACCAAGTTGAGTATGCGCTAGAATCCATTTCGCATGCCGGTACTGCAATTGGGATCATGGCATCCGATGGGATTGTTCTTGCTGCAGAGCGTAAAGTCACAAGCACTTTGCTAGAGCAAGATACCTCTACGGAAAAACTATACAAGTtgaatgataaaatttccgttgctgttgctggATTAACTGCAGATGCTGAAATTCTGATAAATACTGCTAGGATTCATGCTCAGAACTACCTCAAAACCTACAATGAAGATATACCAGTAGAAATTTTAGTAAGAAGGTTAAGTGATATAAAACAAGGTTACACACAACACGGTGGTTTAAGACCATTTGGTGTATCATTCATCTATGCCGGCTATGATGATAGATATGGTTACCAACTGTATACATCTAACCCATCTGGTAACTACACTGGTTGGAAAGCTATTAGTGTGGGTGCCAACACGTCAGCAGCTCAAACACTACTTCAAATGGATTACAAAGATGACATGAAAGTTGATGATGCCATCGACCTGGCCTTGAAAACTTTATCGAAGACCACTGATAGTAGTGCGTTGACTTATGACAGACTAGAGTTTGCCACTATTAGAAAGGGTGTCAATGATGGAGAGGTGTATCAGAAGATTTTCAAGCCTCAAGAGATAAAGGATCTGTTAGTGAAGACTGGCATCACCAAGAAGGACGAAGATGAGGAAgcagatgaagaaatgaaataa
- the LSB1 gene encoding Lsb1p (similar to Saccharomyces cerevisiae LSB1 (YGR136W) and PIN3 (YPR154W); ancestral locus Anc_3.501), whose amino-acid sequence MSATLVNRSLKNIRNELEFLRESNVISGDIFDLINSKLPEKWNDNTRSPNNADTEEYVEALYDFEAQQDGDLSLKTGDKIQVLEKISPDWYKGKANNRVGIFPANYVKPAFTRSVLTKPEEGDLSSKVSRPSVPPPSYEPAVSQYPPQQTPASYAPPLGYMQAPPPQQQQAPLPFPPSFTNYYQQPQQQYVPPPQQAQVEAQPQQSSAASSAFKSFGSKLGNAAIFGAGSAIGSDIVNSIF is encoded by the coding sequence ATGTCTGCTACATTAGTAAATCGTTcgttgaaaaatataaggAACGAGCTAGAGTTTTTGAGGGAATCGAATGTCATATCAGGTGATATCTTCGATTTGATCAACAGCAAGTTGCCCGAGAAATGGAATGATAACACAAGATCACCCAACAATGCAGACACAGAAGAATATGTTGAAGCTTtatatgattttgaagCTCAACAAGATGGAGATCTATCGTTGAAAACAGGTGATAAAATACAAGTTCTAGAGAAAATCTCTCCTGATTGGTATAAAGGGAAAGCGAATAATAGGGTCGGTATATTTCCTGCAAACTACGTAAAACCTGCATTCACAAGGTCAGTCTTAACTAAACCTGAGGAAGGTGATTTGAGCTCCAAAGTTTCTCGTCCCAGCGTTCCACCCCCATCGTATGAACCGGCTGTCTCGCAATACCCTCCTCAGCAGACACCAGCTTCTTATGCTCCTCCATTAGGTTATATGCAAGCGCCACCTccacaacaacagcaagcGCCTTTACCATTTCCCCCTTCTTTCACCAATTATTACCAACAACCACAGCAACAATACGTCCCACCTCCACAACAGGCACAGGTGGAAGCACAACCACAACAAAGTAGCGCAGCTAGTAGTGCATTTAAGAGTTTTGGCAGTAAATTGGGAAATGCTGCTATATTTGGTGCCGGTTCTGCAATTGGTAGTGACATTGTCAATAGCATTTTTTAA
- the TPO2 gene encoding spermine transporter (similar to Saccharomyces cerevisiae TPO2 (YGR138C) and TPO3 (YPR156C); ancestral locus Anc_3.503), giving the protein MSDQESVVSFNSQNTSMVDIEGQQPQQYVPTKTNSRANQLKLTKTETVKSLQDLGVTSNAPVPDINAPQTAKNNIFPEEYTMETPSGLVPVATLQSMGRTATALSRTRTKQMNRTATNSSSTGKEEMEEEEIEEREDQSGENELDPEIEFVTFVTGDPENPHNWPAWIRWSYTVLLSILVICVAYGSACISGGLGTVEKKFHVGLEAAILSCSLMVIGFSLGPLIWSPVSDLYGRRVAYFVSMGLYVIFNIPCALAPNLGCLLACRFLCGVWSSSGLCLVGGSIADMFPSETRGKAIAFFAFAPYVGPVVGPLVNGFISVSTGRMDLIFWVNMAFAGVMWMVASAIPETYAPVILKRKAARLRKETGNPKIMTEQEAQGISMSEMMRGCLLRPLYFAVTEPVLVATCFYVCLIYSLLYAFFFAFPVIFGELYGYKDNLVGLMFIPIVIGALWALATTFYCENKYLQIVKQRKPTPEDRLLGAKIGAPFAAIALWILGATAYKHIIWVGPASAGLAFGFGMVLIYYSLNNYIIDCYVQYASSALATKVFLRSAGGAAFPLFTIQMYHKLNLHWGSWLLAFISTAMIALPFAFSYWGKGLRHKLSKKDYSIDSVEM; this is encoded by the coding sequence ATGAGCGATCAAGAATCTGTTGTTTCATTCAACTCGCAAAATACTTCGATGGTGGACATTGAAGGCCAACAACCCCAACAGTATGTTCCCACTAAAACTAATTCTCGGGCGAATCAGCTGAAGTTAACTAAGACCGAAACCGTGAAGTCGTTACAAGATCTAGGTGTCACTTCAAATGCTCCAGTGCCCGACATCAATGCACCACAAACTGCCAAGAATAATATCTTTCCCGAAGAGTATACTATGGAAACTCCATCTGGACTAGTTCCAGTGGCCACCTTACAATCCATGGGTAGAACCGCTACTGCTCTTTCTCGCACTAgaacaaaacaaatgaaTCGTACTGCTACTAATTCCTCATCcacaggaaaagaagaaatggaagaagaagaaatcgaGGAACGCGAAGACCAGAGTGGTGAGAACGAGTTGGATCCCGAAATCGAATTCGTTACATTTGTCACTGGTGATCCAGAAAACCCCCATAACTGGCCTGCGTGGATTCGTTGGTCCTACACAGTCCTACTGTCCATCCTGGTCATTTGTGTTGCCTACGGTTCCGCCTGTATTAGTGGTGGTTTAGGAACTGtcgagaaaaaatttcatgtCGGTTTGGAAGCTGCTATTTTGTCGTGTTCTTTAATGGTTATCGGCTTCTCGCTGGGTCCTTTAATTTGGTCTCCTGTTAGTGATCTATACGGTAGAAGAGTCGCTTACTTCGTTTCTATGGGTCTTTATgtcattttcaacattCCTTGTGCTTTAGCTCCCAATTTAGGATGTCTTTTGGCCTGTAGATTTTTATGTGGTGTTTGGTCATCGTCCGGTTTGTGTCTAGTCGGTGGGTCTATTGCTGATATGTTCCCAAGTGAGACAAGAGGTAAAGCCATTGCCTTCTTCGCCTTTGCTCCTTACGTTGGCCCTGTGGTGGGCCCATTAGTAAATGGTTTTATATCCGTTTCTACCGGCCGTATGGATCTGATCTTTTGGGTTAACATGGCCTTTGCGGGTGTTATGTGGATGGTGGCCTCTGCTATTCCAGAAACATACGCTCCTGTCATCTTGAAGAGAAAGGCTGCCAgattaagaaaagaaactggtAACCCAAAGATCATGACTGAACAAGAAGCACAAGGTATTAGTATGAGTGAAATGATGAGAGGTTGTTTGTTAAGACCTTTATACTTTGCTGTCACTGAACCTGTTCTGGTTGCCACTTGCTTTTACGTGTGTTTAATTTACTCTCTATTGTATGCGTTCTTCTTTGCCTTCCCTGTCATTTTTGGTGAGTTATATGGTTACAAAGACAATCTTGTGGGGTTGATGTTTATTCCAATTGTTATCGGTGCCTTGTGGGCATTGGCTACAACATTCTACTGTGAAAACAAGTATTTGCAGATTGTCAAACAACGTAAACCCACTCCAGAAGATCGTTTGTTGGGTGCCAAGATCGGTGCTCCATTTGCTGCCATTGCTCTTTGGATTTTAGGTGCTACAGCTTATAAGCACATTATTTGGGTTGGTCCTGCTTCCGCTGGCTTAGCTTTTGGATTTGGTATGGTGTTGATTTATTATTCATTGAATAACTACATTATTGATTGCTATGTCCAATATGCATCCAGTGCCTTGGCCACGAAAGTTTTCTTAAGATCAGCTGGTGGTGCCGCATTCCCATTGTTTACCATTCAAATGTACCACAAATTGAACTTACACTGGGGTTCTTGGTTACTGGCTTTCATATCCACTGCTATGATTGCCTTGCCCTTTGCATTTTCTTACTGGGGTAAGGGTTTGAGACATAAATTGTCCAAGAAAGACTACTCCATTGATAGTGTTGAAATGTGA